In [Leptolyngbya] sp. PCC 7376, a genomic segment contains:
- a CDS encoding helix-turn-helix domain-containing protein codes for MKEITSDILTQQQERLIEIGSQLQAARLEQKRTLNFVARQTKIRATLLRHLEAAELQRLPEPIYVRSLIQRYAECLGLDSRAIAAQFPVDEKPHGWQLPFWKRLTLQFHLRPVHLYVVYLVVIVTTVQSLANNLKTPRLSLDPQLETATEVSEIKQPQAAPKPQASESIDPMTALVDSLPESTIADASEIVIDIEAQENAWMRVEVDGKTEFEGTLPKGTQKQWVVDESIKIRTGNAGAVMITINDETPHPLGEPGAVEEFTYQALADDAERIERANS; via the coding sequence ATGAAGGAGATCACTTCGGATATTTTGACTCAGCAACAAGAACGTCTTATTGAGATTGGCAGCCAGCTCCAAGCCGCCCGCCTTGAACAAAAACGGACGCTTAATTTTGTCGCGCGCCAAACTAAAATTCGTGCCACTCTCCTCCGACATCTAGAAGCTGCAGAACTCCAAAGACTACCCGAACCGATCTATGTGCGTAGTCTAATCCAGCGCTACGCGGAATGTTTAGGTCTCGATTCTCGGGCGATCGCCGCGCAATTTCCAGTGGACGAAAAACCCCATGGCTGGCAACTCCCATTCTGGAAAAGGCTTACTCTGCAGTTTCATTTACGCCCAGTTCATCTCTATGTTGTGTACCTCGTTGTCATTGTGACGACAGTACAATCCCTAGCCAATAATCTAAAAACCCCTCGACTGAGTCTCGACCCACAGCTCGAAACAGCAACAGAAGTTAGTGAAATAAAACAACCACAGGCAGCTCCAAAGCCTCAAGCATCTGAATCAATTGATCCGATGACAGCCTTGGTGGACAGTTTGCCAGAGTCTACAATCGCTGATGCTAGTGAAATTGTGATTGATATCGAAGCCCAAGAGAATGCTTGGATGCGCGTTGAGGTAGACGGCAAAACAGAATTTGAAGGGACATTACCGAAAGGCACTCAAAAGCAGTGGGTAGTCGACGAGAGTATCAAGATTCGCACGGGTAATGCGGGTGCTGTGATGATCACGATTAATGACGAAACCCCCCATCCTCTTGGCGAGCCAGGTGCTGTTGAAGAGTTTACATACCAAGCTCTTGCTGATGATGCAGAACGCATTGAGCGGGCAAATTCGTAA
- a CDS encoding bifunctional diguanylate cyclase/phosphodiesterase → MSHSLLFMTYVAVIFLFVYSWLRGNAQGELSTLYWLSLGIIVSSVAVHVGGHFFHFMPASDGYIVLAIAVHSLLIAAMLLLMYRLLPIISFILDLRRWQTVEQVKAKLRRKEKEQEETQFALRNSEDRFRSIFDQAAMGIAIVNVDGLILDANQAYYDSFVDSVSGLPQRYFFDGVDLEGSAKDKVILSELFRHKNSPYGYTKRYLRKNQSALWFNVQLSLVEPKASDQTPYAIAMLENITQQKQTEQVLIKTQERLQHLLQVRADQISQMNEELSWQSSHDHLTGLLNRVAFERHLTSTLKSLEHNPQITKHTLCYLNLDRFKAINELGGTLAGDEVLRQVSKLIESRCRQTDQLARLGSDEFALLLHQCPIEQAQKVAESIVELIQDASFHWEGHEYTLSVSLGLVPINNGFGGDATEMIMVADAACTVAKKRGRSRIHVYESNDQEFAKYRSEAQWIQKIKTALERDGFSLYVQSILPLCEEASGYRRCEILIRMLGDDGEVISPGLFLPAAERYHLMTQIDYWVIENTLKYLAEHESPEMKKGDCYSINLSGMSINDDSLVDFLQTQFERYPVPTEHICFEVTETVAISNLSRANEVIQSIRAMGCQIALDDFGAGMSSFNYLKYLPVDYLKIDGSFIKDIVDDPIDHAMVETINRIGHVMGIKTVAEYVSNEAILQKIKHIGIDYAQGYCISRPIPLSREQAQLT, encoded by the coding sequence ATGAGTCATTCTCTATTGTTTATGACCTATGTTGCTGTCATATTTTTGTTTGTCTATAGTTGGCTACGGGGCAATGCTCAAGGTGAGTTGAGCACGTTGTATTGGTTGAGTCTAGGCATTATTGTCAGCTCGGTGGCAGTGCATGTAGGCGGTCATTTTTTTCATTTTATGCCGGCTAGTGATGGTTACATTGTCCTGGCGATCGCCGTCCATTCTCTGTTGATTGCGGCAATGTTGTTGCTGATGTACCGTTTGCTACCGATTATTTCCTTCATTTTGGATTTAAGACGGTGGCAAACAGTAGAACAAGTTAAGGCTAAATTACGACGCAAGGAAAAAGAACAAGAAGAAACTCAGTTTGCCCTCCGTAATAGCGAAGATCGATTCCGCTCAATTTTTGATCAAGCGGCCATGGGCATTGCCATTGTGAATGTAGATGGTCTGATTCTTGACGCGAACCAAGCTTACTATGACAGTTTTGTTGATAGTGTTTCAGGCTTGCCGCAACGCTATTTCTTTGATGGTGTGGATTTAGAAGGTAGCGCTAAGGATAAAGTGATTCTCTCCGAATTATTTCGCCATAAAAATTCTCCTTACGGCTATACCAAAAGATATTTGCGAAAGAATCAATCGGCTCTGTGGTTTAACGTGCAACTTTCCCTTGTTGAGCCAAAAGCCTCTGATCAAACGCCCTATGCGATCGCCATGCTGGAAAATATCACCCAGCAAAAACAGACAGAACAAGTTTTAATCAAGACCCAAGAACGGTTACAACATCTATTGCAAGTGCGAGCGGACCAGATTTCGCAGATGAATGAAGAGCTCTCGTGGCAATCTAGCCATGACCATCTGACTGGATTGCTCAACCGAGTAGCGTTTGAGCGACATCTGACATCAACCCTAAAATCTTTAGAGCATAACCCTCAAATTACAAAGCACACCCTCTGCTATCTCAACTTAGATCGGTTTAAAGCAATAAATGAGTTGGGTGGCACTTTGGCTGGCGATGAAGTCCTCCGGCAGGTCAGTAAGCTGATCGAAAGTCGTTGTCGTCAAACAGACCAGCTGGCTCGACTCGGTTCTGATGAGTTTGCCTTGCTTCTCCATCAATGTCCCATTGAACAGGCGCAGAAGGTTGCTGAATCCATTGTGGAGCTAATCCAGGATGCTTCTTTTCACTGGGAGGGGCACGAGTATACCTTGAGTGTTTCTCTGGGTTTGGTGCCGATTAATAATGGTTTTGGTGGGGATGCGACTGAGATGATTATGGTGGCAGATGCTGCCTGTACTGTGGCAAAAAAACGCGGGCGATCGCGGATCCATGTGTATGAATCAAATGATCAAGAGTTTGCGAAATATCGCAGTGAAGCTCAGTGGATTCAAAAAATTAAGACTGCTCTTGAGCGAGATGGATTTAGTCTTTATGTCCAATCAATATTGCCGTTGTGTGAAGAGGCGTCTGGGTATCGGCGCTGCGAAATTTTGATACGGATGTTGGGTGATGATGGCGAAGTAATTAGCCCAGGTCTATTTCTACCAGCGGCAGAACGCTACCACTTAATGACGCAAATTGATTATTGGGTGATCGAAAATACGTTGAAGTATTTGGCTGAACATGAGTCCCCAGAGATGAAAAAAGGCGATTGTTACAGCATTAATTTATCGGGGATGAGCATTAATGATGATTCGCTGGTTGATTTTCTACAGACTCAGTTTGAGCGTTATCCGGTGCCAACGGAGCATATTTGTTTTGAGGTGACTGAAACGGTGGCGATCTCTAATTTAAGCCGTGCCAATGAAGTGATTCAATCGATTCGGGCGATGGGTTGCCAGATTGCCCTCGATGATTTTGGAGCGGGGATGTCATCGTTCAATTATTTGAAATATTTACCTGTGGACTACCTCAAAATTGATGGCAGTTTTATTAAAGATATTGTTGATGATCCGATTGACCATGCGATGGTGGAAACGATTAACCGCATTGGTCATGTGATGGGGATCAAAACCGTTGCGGAATACGTGTCGAATGAGGCCATCTTGCAAAAAATCAAGCACATTGGCATTGACTATGCCCAAGGTTACTGTATTTCGCGGCCTATACCTTTATCCCGAGAACAGGCTCAATTAACGTAA
- the rsmI gene encoding 16S rRNA (cytidine(1402)-2'-O)-methyltransferase, translating to MTDGTLYLVGTPIGNLDDMTYRAIATLKAADLIAAEDTRHTGKLLKHFQITTPQISYHDHNRQQRAGQLIDKMKAGEAIALVSDAGMPGISDPGFELVVAAIAEEIQVVPIPGVSAVITGLVASGLSPEQFVFAGFLPTKKKLRLQQLEQLKRELKTLVFYEAPHRLLKTLQEFQLCFGGDRRIVCARELTKLHEEFWRGSIQEAIIHYQTQSPKGEFTLIVAGQTVTAPTEISDAEILAQLQQRIAEGVSPSQASRVLAQELKISKRRIYQLSHTLEQPEF from the coding sequence ATGACTGATGGCACGCTGTATCTCGTTGGGACTCCTATTGGTAATTTGGATGATATGACCTATCGGGCGATCGCCACGTTAAAAGCTGCGGATCTGATAGCAGCGGAAGACACACGACATACAGGCAAATTACTCAAGCATTTTCAGATTACAACGCCTCAAATTAGTTACCACGACCATAATCGCCAACAGCGTGCTGGACAGCTTATCGACAAAATGAAAGCTGGAGAGGCGATCGCCTTAGTGAGTGATGCAGGTATGCCTGGTATTAGTGACCCTGGGTTTGAGTTGGTAGTGGCGGCCATTGCTGAAGAGATCCAAGTGGTGCCAATCCCTGGTGTCAGTGCTGTAATTACGGGTTTAGTTGCTTCTGGTTTGTCGCCAGAGCAATTTGTTTTTGCTGGATTTTTACCGACCAAAAAGAAACTGCGTCTACAGCAGCTAGAACAACTCAAAAGAGAACTAAAAACGCTCGTTTTTTATGAAGCGCCCCACCGTCTCCTAAAAACATTGCAGGAATTTCAACTCTGTTTCGGTGGCGATCGCCGAATTGTATGTGCTAGAGAATTAACGAAATTACACGAAGAATTTTGGCGGGGATCAATTCAAGAGGCGATTATCCACTATCAAACTCAATCACCAAAAGGAGAATTCACTCTTATCGTTGCAGGACAAACCGTTACTGCACCTACCGAAATTTCAGATGCGGAAATCCTTGCCCAACTTCAACAGCGGATTGCTGAAGGAGTAAGTCCTTCCCAAGCTAGCCGGGTACTTGCGCAAGAATTAAAGATTTCTAAACGCCGAATTTATCAGCTGAGCCATACATTGGAACAGCCAGAATTCTAA
- a CDS encoding FAD-binding oxidoreductase — protein sequence MTQKVVILGAGIVGAAIAYELSLRPEFKVAILDTQQPTQGSTGAALGVLMGIISRKTKGRAWQLRRRSMERFPVLLDELAVAGAPVPHNSHGILKLFDETTDLTKLERLQQKRHDAGWQLELWDQAKTETQCPQISSNICAGAVYSPQDFQVQPIPLARSLLEVATKNGLYSHFDIAPPTLEFAQQKCVAVNSGDRRWTCDWLIIAAGLGSLEITKPLLDDFQMKSVLGQAFHVKLPDGKQPDFAPVVSYNDIHVVPLGNNEFWVGATVEFPDEKGHLEADKALMEKVWQGAIAFYPALKHAEILRHWSGKRPRPEGQGAPVLQPLKNYQNILLATGHYRNGVLLAPATALKIRDWLLAPETIPF from the coding sequence ATGACCCAAAAAGTGGTAATTCTCGGCGCTGGTATCGTGGGGGCGGCGATCGCCTATGAGTTGAGTTTACGTCCCGAATTTAAAGTCGCGATTCTAGATACCCAGCAGCCCACCCAAGGCTCAACAGGGGCAGCCCTTGGGGTTTTGATGGGGATTATTAGCCGAAAAACAAAAGGTCGAGCATGGCAGCTACGGCGGCGGAGTATGGAGCGCTTTCCTGTCCTATTGGATGAGTTGGCAGTAGCTGGCGCACCAGTGCCCCATAATTCCCATGGCATTCTTAAACTCTTTGATGAAACGACTGACCTTACCAAACTGGAACGACTTCAGCAAAAACGCCATGATGCAGGCTGGCAATTAGAACTCTGGGATCAAGCAAAAACCGAGACCCAATGCCCACAAATTTCATCGAATATCTGTGCTGGTGCAGTGTATTCTCCTCAAGATTTTCAAGTACAACCCATCCCATTGGCGCGATCGCTGCTGGAAGTTGCCACAAAAAACGGTTTATACTCCCACTTTGATATTGCTCCCCCAACTTTAGAATTCGCTCAACAAAAATGTGTTGCGGTTAACTCTGGCGATCGCCGCTGGACTTGTGACTGGTTAATTATCGCGGCAGGGTTAGGTTCCCTTGAAATCACCAAACCCTTACTCGATGATTTTCAGATGAAATCGGTATTGGGTCAGGCCTTTCACGTGAAATTGCCGGATGGAAAACAACCTGATTTTGCACCCGTTGTGAGCTACAACGATATCCATGTAGTGCCTTTGGGAAACAACGAATTTTGGGTAGGGGCAACGGTCGAGTTTCCAGATGAAAAAGGACATCTTGAGGCTGATAAAGCTTTGATGGAAAAAGTCTGGCAAGGGGCGATCGCCTTTTACCCTGCCCTCAAACACGCGGAAATTTTACGCCATTGGTCTGGCAAACGACCTCGACCTGAAGGTCAAGGCGCACCAGTACTCCAACCCCTTAAAAACTATCAAAATATTTTGCTGGCGACAGGCCACTACCGAAATGGCGTACTCCTTGCCCCAGCGACCGCTTTAAAAATTAGAGACTGGCTATTGGCTCCGGAAACGATCCCCTTCTAA
- a CDS encoding PfkB family carbohydrate kinase: MKNRGLFVGLITGDLIYLATRPPLPNEKVEAMDYCFTVGGPAANAAITFSHHGSQADLASFLGTEKLSLLLGDELRQHGINMINMNIEKSLEPPISSVIVTESTGDRSVISLNAKSLSGGDHTSVMQNLHTYDVILVDGHLMDTGAVIARKSNELSIPVVVDAGSWKPNFHVVLKYTDFAICSENFLPPNCKHQTDVVVYLQNLGVSAIAITQGQRPIRWWQGDRHGEIPVPQVKVVDTLGAGDIFHGAFCHYILEQDFVAALASAAEVASYACQFFGTRKWLEGDRFRSQ, encoded by the coding sequence ATGAAAAACCGAGGATTGTTTGTTGGCTTAATTACAGGAGATCTAATTTATTTAGCGACACGTCCACCGCTACCGAACGAAAAAGTTGAAGCGATGGATTATTGCTTTACGGTGGGAGGACCCGCAGCTAATGCAGCAATCACATTTAGTCATCATGGCTCCCAAGCTGATTTAGCCAGTTTTCTTGGTACAGAGAAACTAAGTTTACTGCTTGGGGATGAGCTGAGACAGCATGGCATAAATATGATAAATATGAATATCGAGAAGAGCCTCGAACCGCCAATCTCCTCCGTTATTGTTACCGAATCAACAGGGGATAGGTCTGTGATCTCCCTCAATGCCAAGAGTCTTTCTGGTGGGGATCACACCTCAGTGATGCAAAATCTACATACATATGATGTCATTTTAGTAGATGGTCATTTGATGGATACTGGAGCGGTGATCGCCCGCAAAAGCAATGAACTCAGTATTCCAGTGGTGGTAGATGCAGGTAGTTGGAAGCCAAATTTTCATGTTGTACTTAAGTACACCGATTTTGCAATTTGTTCAGAGAATTTTTTGCCGCCAAACTGCAAACATCAAACAGATGTTGTGGTTTATTTACAAAACCTAGGGGTAAGCGCTATCGCAATCACCCAAGGTCAAAGACCAATTCGATGGTGGCAAGGCGATCGCCACGGTGAGATTCCGGTGCCTCAGGTCAAGGTGGTGGATACCCTCGGCGCTGGTGATATTTTCCATGGTGCTTTTTGTCATTACATTCTTGAACAGGATTTTGTGGCAGCGTTAGCATCAGCAGCAGAAGTAGCAAGTTATGCTTGTCAGTTTTTTGGCACTCGTAAATGGTTAGAAGGGGATCGTTTCCGGAGCCAATAG